Proteins from a genomic interval of Rattus norvegicus strain BN/NHsdMcwi chromosome 2, GRCr8, whole genome shotgun sequence:
- the Crh gene encoding corticoliberin precursor, with protein sequence MRLRLLVSAGMLLVALSPCLPCRALLSRGSVSGAPRAPQPLNFLQPEQPQQPQPILIRMGEEYFLRLGNLNRSPAARLSPNSTPLTAGRGSRPSHDQAAANFFRVLLQQLQMPQRPLDSSTELAERGAEDALGGHQGALERERRSEEPPISLDLTFHLLREVLEMARAEQLAQQAHSNRKLMEIIGK encoded by the coding sequence ATGCGGCTGCGGCTGCTGGTGTCCGCGGGCATGCTGCTGGTGGCTCTGTCGCCCTGTCTGCCTTGCAGGGCCCTGCTGAGCAGGGGATCCGTCTCTGGAGCGCCGCGGGCCCCGCAGCCGTTGAATTTCTTGCAACCGGAGCAGCCCCAGCAACCTCAGCCGATTCTGATCCGCATGGGTGAAGAATACTTCCTCCGCCTGGGGAACCTCAACAGAAGTCCCGCTGCTCGGCTGTCCCCCAACTCCACGCCCCTCACCGCGGGTCGCGGCAGCCGCCCCTCGCACGACCAGGCTGCGGCTAACTTTTTCCGCGTGTTGCTGCAGCAGCTGCAGATGCCTCAGCGCCCGCTCGACAGCAGCACGGAGCTGGCGGAACGCGGCGCCGAGGATGCCCTCGGTGGCCACCAGGGGGCGCTGGAGAGGGAGAGGCGGTCCGAGGAGCCGCCCATCTCTCTGGATCTCACCTTCCACCTTCTGAGGGAAGTCTTGGAAATGGCCAGGGCAGAGCAGTTAGCTCAGCAAgctcacagcaacaggaaactgATGGAGATTATCGGGAAATGA